A portion of the Desulfovibrio sp. Fe33 genome contains these proteins:
- a CDS encoding carbohydrate kinase family protein, producing the protein MKPILAVGLGEILWDVLPHARLLGGAPANFAYQVNALGGAGVPVSRVGNDDLGREALSLLVLRGLNIDGVSLDPEHPTGTVDARVDEHGVAAYVFPDDVAWDFLALDHAALTLAANADAVCFGSLAQRAEVSRRAIHRFLAVAEKALKVFDINLRQHFYTPEILIASLKAAHVLKLNDEELGIVRRLFSLPEGEQPALRALMERYGLDLAVLTRGGAGSLIVSTDAVSDLPGEPVDVVDTIGAGDAFTAALVLGYLKGHPLDDINRHAARVAAHVCGQPGAMPEMPDELKVL; encoded by the coding sequence ATGAAGCCGATACTTGCCGTCGGGTTGGGGGAAATCCTCTGGGACGTATTGCCCCATGCGCGCCTGCTCGGCGGGGCTCCCGCCAATTTCGCCTACCAGGTCAACGCGCTGGGCGGGGCCGGGGTGCCCGTGTCCCGTGTGGGCAATGACGATCTGGGCCGCGAGGCTCTGTCCCTGCTGGTCCTCCGGGGGCTGAATATCGACGGGGTGTCCCTGGACCCGGAGCATCCCACCGGCACGGTGGACGCCCGCGTGGACGAGCATGGCGTCGCCGCCTATGTCTTTCCCGACGACGTGGCCTGGGATTTTCTTGCCCTGGATCATGCCGCCCTGACCCTGGCCGCCAACGCCGACGCGGTCTGTTTCGGCTCGCTGGCGCAACGCGCCGAGGTGTCGCGCCGGGCGATCCATCGGTTTTTGGCTGTCGCGGAAAAGGCGCTCAAGGTTTTCGACATAAACCTGCGCCAACATTTCTACACCCCGGAGATCCTCATCGCTTCCCTGAAAGCGGCCCATGTCCTCAAGCTCAACGACGAAGAACTCGGCATCGTGAGACGGCTGTTCTCCCTGCCCGAAGGCGAGCAACCCGCCCTGCGGGCTCTCATGGAGCGATACGGCCTCGATCTGGCGGTCCTCACCAGGGGCGGGGCCGGGAGCCTGATCGTCTCGACCGACGCCGTTTCCGACCTGCCGGGCGAGCCGGTGGATGTCGTGGACACCATCGGCGCGGGCGACGCGTTCACCGCCGCCCTCGTGCTCGGTTATCTCAAGGGGCACCCCCTGGACGATATCAACAGGCACGCCGCGAGGGTTGCGGCCCATGTCTGCGGACAGCCGGGCGCCATGCCCGAGATGCCCGACGAGTTGAAGGTCCTGTAG
- a CDS encoding glycine zipper domain-containing protein → MKRTIWTTAISLVLMLSLLAGCQTTRTQNAAGIGTLAGATLGALTFKNKVSGAAIGAGVGLLAGYIVGNEMEKADQARLYDTLETSPSGYATEWVNPDTRTRYEAIPEPPREYADGRVERDVTINARMADGSTQTVYGKAYRQPDGSWQLVQ, encoded by the coding sequence ATGAAGAGAACCATTTGGACGACCGCCATATCCCTGGTGTTGATGCTTTCCCTGCTGGCGGGCTGCCAGACCACGCGGACGCAGAACGCTGCCGGAATCGGCACGCTGGCCGGGGCCACGCTGGGCGCGTTGACCTTCAAGAACAAGGTGTCCGGAGCGGCCATCGGCGCGGGTGTCGGCCTGCTGGCCGGGTACATCGTCGGCAACGAGATGGAAAAGGCCGACCAGGCGCGTCTGTATGACACCCTGGAAACCTCGCCTTCCGGCTACGCGACCGAGTGGGTCAACCCCGACACCCGGACCCGCTACGAAGCCATTCCCGAGCCGCCCCGCGAGTACGCCGACGGCCGCGTCGAGCGCGACGTGACCATCAACGCCCGCATGGCCGACGGTTCTACGCAGACCGTCTATGGCAAGGCCTACCGTCAGCCTGACGGCTCCTGGCAACTCGTACAGTAG
- a CDS encoding phospholipase D family protein, with the protein MKRVTNGFPFIAIMVLAVLAGCASLPKDFDRPDSYALPDTGCTELGKAAQTLTAPHAGESGLLLLANGLDAFAARILLAESAQKSIDAQYYLLHDDMTGQLFTDALIKASKRGVRIRLLVDDMDIVGRDIAATALGSLPNFEVRLFHPFGRNLGKLTQIITRFGDVTRRMHNKSFIADNRFAIIGGRNIGDQYFSAGAAVAFYDLDVLSVGSVVDDVSVAFDEYWNSDLAYPAQVLAKHIPTQQELDAKLKRFRDTVNDETHRAYLDKVRSADLMKTKNIADLPFEWGHATVLYDLPEKLTNTRDRRDLHLISQLTPKFDALTRELFLVSPYFVPGRSGVKYLAALSKKGVKVRILTNSLESSDVPIVHAGYSRYRMALLRAGVELFELKPTFDDRDSHATGIFSGSSSASLHSKTFVLDREKVFIGSMNLDPRSSIENTEIGIVFHSPSMAETICDGVDSALSSKAYKVELVTEKSGHERLRWRTVVNGEEKTYRSEPNASLWKRFSTSVLSLFPIESQL; encoded by the coding sequence ATGAAGAGAGTGACAAACGGCTTTCCGTTCATCGCGATCATGGTGTTGGCGGTCCTGGCCGGGTGCGCTTCGCTGCCCAAGGATTTCGACCGGCCGGATTCATACGCCCTGCCCGACACGGGATGCACCGAACTCGGCAAAGCGGCGCAAACCCTGACCGCGCCCCATGCCGGGGAGTCGGGGCTTCTCCTCCTCGCGAACGGGCTGGACGCCTTTGCCGCGAGAATCCTCCTCGCCGAATCCGCCCAAAAAAGCATCGACGCCCAATATTATCTCCTGCACGACGACATGACCGGCCAACTGTTCACCGATGCGCTCATCAAGGCCAGCAAACGGGGCGTTCGCATCCGCCTCCTGGTGGACGACATGGATATCGTGGGCAGGGACATCGCCGCCACGGCCCTCGGTTCCCTCCCCAATTTCGAAGTCCGCCTGTTCCACCCCTTCGGACGGAACCTCGGCAAATTGACCCAGATCATCACGCGATTCGGGGACGTCACCCGCAGGATGCATAACAAAAGCTTCATCGCCGACAACCGCTTCGCCATCATCGGCGGGCGCAACATCGGCGACCAGTATTTCAGCGCCGGGGCCGCCGTGGCCTTCTACGACCTCGATGTGCTGAGCGTCGGAAGCGTCGTGGACGACGTCTCCGTGGCTTTCGACGAATATTGGAACAGCGACCTGGCCTATCCCGCGCAGGTCCTGGCCAAACACATACCGACACAGCAGGAGCTGGACGCGAAATTGAAGCGGTTCCGTGACACCGTCAACGATGAAACGCACAGGGCGTACCTCGACAAGGTCCGAAGCGCCGATCTCATGAAAACGAAAAATATCGCCGACCTCCCCTTCGAGTGGGGACACGCAACGGTCCTGTACGATCTGCCCGAAAAACTGACCAACACGCGGGACAGGCGGGATCTGCATCTCATCTCGCAACTGACGCCGAAATTCGACGCACTCACCAGGGAGCTGTTCCTGGTTTCGCCCTACTTCGTCCCCGGCCGCTCGGGCGTGAAATATCTGGCCGCACTCTCGAAAAAAGGCGTGAAGGTCCGCATCCTGACCAACTCTCTCGAATCGAGCGACGTCCCCATCGTTCACGCCGGATATTCGCGCTACAGGATGGCGCTCCTCAGGGCAGGCGTGGAGCTGTTCGAACTGAAACCAACCTTCGACGACAGGGACTCGCACGCCACGGGGATATTCTCCGGCTCATCGAGCGCAAGCCTCCACTCGAAAACATTCGTACTCGACCGCGAAAAAGTTTTCATCGGGTCCATGAATTTAGACCCACGCTCCTCCATCGAAAACACCGAAATAGGAATCGTATTCCACTCCCCTTCCATGGCGGAAACCATATGCGACGGTGTGGACTCCGCCCTGTCCTCCAAAGCGTACAAGGTGGAGCTCGTCACCGAAAAAAGCGGCCATGAACGGCTGCGGTGGCGCACGGTGGTGAACGGCGAGGAAAAGACGTATCGGTCCGAGCCGAACGCCTCGCTCTGGAAACGGTTCTCGACCTCGGTGCTGAGCCTGTTTCCCATTGAATCGCAATTGTAA
- a CDS encoding DoxX family protein, whose amino-acid sequence MKSPLASKPIYIAIRVILGLLFVYAGMLKLMNPGGFAVTINIYGLVSWRMAGFLSYAIPTVEVLSGLALIFDLRGALSVIVAQLLVFMAILVYALHIGLDADCGCFGTPKNTDNAPSGPLLALVRDGFMLAGCGLLYLQRRVAGFRPNSLTGLFKAKR is encoded by the coding sequence ATGAAATCGCCGCTCGCGTCCAAGCCGATCTACATAGCAATCCGCGTGATTCTCGGCCTGCTCTTCGTCTACGCCGGGATGCTCAAGCTCATGAATCCCGGCGGTTTCGCCGTGACCATCAACATCTACGGCCTGGTTTCCTGGCGCATGGCCGGATTCCTGTCCTACGCCATCCCCACAGTGGAAGTCCTCTCCGGGCTCGCGCTCATTTTCGACCTTCGCGGTGCGTTGTCCGTCATTGTCGCACAGTTGTTGGTGTTCATGGCGATCCTGGTCTACGCCCTGCACATCGGACTCGACGCGGACTGCGGCTGTTTCGGCACTCCGAAGAACACCGACAACGCTCCTTCCGGCCCCCTGTTGGCCCTCGTTCGGGACGGCTTCATGCTCGCCGGTTGCGGACTGCTCTATCTCCAGCGCCGCGTGGCAGGATTCCGGCCCAACTCCCTCACGGGGCTTTTCAAGGCAAAACGGTAA
- a CDS encoding MerR family transcriptional regulator — protein MTGKKVLSVAEIARELDLPESTVHYWKNRFAQHLPSVGRGRQKRFRPEAVDVFAAISRLLKEGHTARDVMDQLSRDYPLQADAVPAPTDGGQPPLQAPGAMEQVMGMASAIGLEIARSVGEGIRSALESSGGAAPDVSDVRRGLEEAASRITVTMEETESLRAENRALREKLAVMEAEMVRLRKDRREMEKYLLDKIKSVST, from the coding sequence ATGACCGGCAAGAAAGTGCTTTCCGTGGCCGAGATCGCCCGCGAACTCGACCTGCCCGAATCCACGGTGCATTACTGGAAGAACAGGTTCGCCCAGCACCTGCCCAGTGTGGGGCGCGGCCGCCAGAAGCGTTTCCGGCCCGAGGCCGTGGATGTCTTCGCCGCCATCTCCCGACTGCTCAAGGAAGGGCACACCGCCCGCGATGTGATGGACCAACTTTCCCGGGACTACCCGTTGCAGGCGGACGCCGTGCCCGCGCCGACGGATGGCGGGCAGCCTCCTCTCCAGGCTCCGGGGGCCATGGAGCAGGTCATGGGCATGGCCTCGGCCATCGGGCTTGAGATCGCCCGGTCCGTGGGCGAGGGCATCCGCTCCGCGCTGGAATCCTCAGGCGGGGCCGCTCCCGATGTTTCCGACGTGCGCCGGGGGCTTGAGGAGGCCGCTTCGCGCATCACCGTGACCATGGAGGAGACCGAGTCCCTGCGGGCCGAAAACCGGGCGCTCCGGGAAAAGCTCGCGGTCATGGAGGCGGAGATGGTCCGTTTGCGCAAAGACCGGCGTGAAATGGAAAAATACCTGCTTGACAAGATAAAATCCGTATCTACTTAG
- the htpG gene encoding molecular chaperone HtpG, translating into MGTKTTHKFKAEISQLLDILVHSLYTNKEIFLRELISNASDALEKVRFRTQAEGKADELAPEIRISCDADAKTLTVSDTGIGMTRDELMQNIGTIAHSGTAELARLAEEGKESLDSLIGRFGVGFYSVYMVADEVTVTTKAFAPEAKVVSWTSDGRTDYKLQDLDEDRPHGTEITLRLKDDEASRFTNEAHLKQIVKKHSNFINFPIYVGDERVNTIQALWREPKFQIKPEQYAEFYKFLTFDSEDPFDTLHTSVDAPVQFNALMFIPKDGGDPFGLGRENRGLDLYVRRVLIEKQNKDLLPEYLGFVKGVVDTEDLPLNISRETLQDNLLMRKISSTLVKQVLDHLTKMAKDDADRYAEFWRAHGELFKAGYMDFLNKDKFAGLVRFNSSALDDDKALTSLADYISRAKEEQKEIYYAYGPSRQALSLSPHLEVFRRKHLEVMYLYEPIDEFVMDALREYEGYSLVSAEHADMAKLDKFESVEKEDKPEPLSDEQKSELDKLLARMKDALGDAVTEVKASTRLSESPVCLANPDGNVTSSMDKIMRVMSKDTSIPKKILEVNPDHPLVRNMLAIMERDENDPFIEQAANQLFESALLLEGYLTDPHALVGRVQDLLTKSSGWYVATGK; encoded by the coding sequence ATGGGCACGAAAACCACCCACAAATTCAAGGCTGAAATCAGCCAACTCCTCGATATTCTTGTGCACTCGCTGTACACAAACAAGGAAATCTTCCTTCGGGAGTTGATCTCCAACGCGTCCGACGCCCTGGAAAAGGTCCGTTTCAGGACCCAGGCCGAGGGCAAGGCCGACGAACTCGCTCCCGAGATTCGCATCTCCTGCGACGCGGACGCCAAGACGCTGACCGTGAGCGACACGGGCATCGGCATGACCCGCGACGAACTGATGCAGAACATCGGCACCATCGCGCATTCGGGCACGGCAGAGCTGGCCCGGCTGGCCGAAGAGGGCAAGGAATCGCTCGATTCGCTCATCGGCCGGTTCGGCGTGGGCTTTTATTCCGTGTACATGGTCGCCGACGAAGTGACCGTGACCACGAAAGCTTTCGCCCCCGAGGCCAAGGTCGTGTCCTGGACCTCCGACGGCCGCACCGACTACAAGTTGCAGGATCTGGACGAGGACCGGCCCCACGGCACCGAGATCACCCTTCGCCTGAAGGACGACGAAGCCTCGCGGTTTACCAACGAGGCCCATCTCAAGCAGATCGTCAAGAAGCACTCCAACTTCATCAATTTCCCCATCTACGTGGGCGACGAGCGGGTCAACACGATCCAGGCCCTGTGGCGCGAGCCCAAGTTCCAGATCAAGCCGGAGCAGTACGCGGAGTTCTACAAGTTCCTAACCTTCGATTCCGAGGACCCCTTCGACACCCTGCATACTTCGGTGGACGCGCCGGTGCAGTTCAACGCCCTCATGTTCATCCCCAAGGACGGCGGTGATCCGTTCGGACTGGGCCGCGAGAACCGGGGCCTGGACCTGTACGTGCGCCGGGTGCTCATCGAGAAGCAGAACAAGGACCTGCTCCCCGAGTATCTGGGCTTCGTCAAGGGCGTCGTGGACACCGAGGACCTGCCGCTGAACATCTCGCGCGAGACCCTGCAGGACAACCTGCTCATGCGCAAGATCAGCTCCACACTGGTAAAGCAGGTGCTCGATCACCTGACCAAGATGGCCAAGGACGACGCCGACCGCTACGCCGAGTTCTGGCGCGCCCACGGAGAGCTGTTCAAGGCGGGCTACATGGACTTCCTGAACAAGGACAAGTTCGCCGGACTGGTTCGTTTCAACTCCTCGGCGCTGGACGACGACAAGGCGCTGACCTCGCTGGCCGATTACATTTCCCGGGCCAAGGAGGAGCAGAAGGAAATCTACTACGCCTACGGCCCGAGCCGCCAGGCCCTGAGCCTTTCCCCGCATCTCGAGGTGTTCCGGCGCAAGCATCTGGAGGTTATGTACCTCTATGAGCCCATCGACGAGTTCGTTATGGACGCCTTGCGCGAGTACGAGGGGTACTCCCTGGTCTCGGCCGAGCACGCCGACATGGCCAAGCTCGACAAGTTCGAGTCGGTGGAGAAGGAGGATAAGCCCGAGCCGCTGTCCGACGAGCAGAAGAGCGAGCTGGACAAGCTGCTCGCCCGCATGAAGGATGCGCTCGGCGACGCCGTGACCGAGGTCAAGGCGTCCACGAGGCTGTCTGAATCCCCGGTCTGCCTGGCCAATCCGGACGGCAACGTGACTTCGTCCATGGACAAGATCATGCGGGTCATGAGCAAGGACACCTCCATCCCCAAGAAGATTCTGGAGGTCAACCCGGATCACCCCCTGGTGCGCAACATGCTTGCCATCATGGAGCGGGACGAGAACGACCCGTTCATCGAGCAGGCCGCCAACCAGCTCTTCGAATCGGCCCTGCTCCTCGAAGGCTACCTGACCGACCCCCACGCCCTGGTGGGTCGGGTCCAGGATTTGTTGACCAAGTCGAGCGGCTGGTATGTCGCCACCGGCAAATAA
- the dgt gene encoding dGTP triphosphohydrolase, translated as MGSETRMDWNKLLDTTRYGYTSESKDIRSPFQRDVDRILFSDHFRRLARKTQVHPLNENDHIHSRLTHSLEVASVGKTLGELAGAFLEERGELPGRLEPRDVGEAVQAACLAHDIGNPPFGHSGEEAIKDWFKARKADFGNLPEECLSDFTRFDGNAMAVRVLLSTGFHQTGMSPTHAVLGALLKYPWSSLAAEKDKFSYFQTEAEAMGTVAAALGLIPLGNRWSRPPLAYLTEAADDICYRIIDIEDATELGILDEWFMFKRFAEHLGLEAGPGERYAWVRESHFRQRNSLLRAKLISAATNEAAAIFQAHYDDIMTGAFDKNSSLMEESKNGICRHIHDVYDNISGKIFFSRRKAILELGARNALGRLLDQAMVDVGGFCDPKLSPANKKIKTILGDEIVDAIPKDDERCQYRIMMAIVDYVSGMTDHYATELCRQLLGMGY; from the coding sequence ATGGGCTCCGAAACCAGAATGGACTGGAACAAGCTGCTCGACACCACTCGCTACGGTTATACAAGCGAGAGCAAGGATATCCGCAGCCCCTTTCAACGCGACGTCGACCGCATCCTCTTCAGCGACCACTTCCGTCGGCTGGCCCGCAAGACCCAGGTCCACCCCCTGAACGAGAACGACCACATCCACTCCCGGCTGACCCACAGCCTGGAAGTGGCTTCCGTGGGCAAGACCCTGGGCGAACTGGCGGGCGCGTTCCTCGAGGAGCGCGGCGAGCTGCCCGGCAGGCTGGAGCCCCGCGACGTGGGCGAGGCCGTGCAGGCCGCCTGCCTGGCCCACGACATCGGCAACCCGCCCTTCGGCCACAGCGGCGAGGAGGCCATCAAAGACTGGTTCAAGGCCAGAAAAGCGGATTTCGGGAACCTCCCCGAGGAGTGCCTCTCGGACTTCACCCGGTTCGACGGCAACGCCATGGCGGTGCGCGTCCTTCTGTCCACCGGCTTCCACCAGACCGGCATGAGCCCCACCCATGCGGTCCTGGGCGCCCTGCTCAAATATCCCTGGTCGTCCCTGGCCGCCGAAAAGGACAAATTCAGCTACTTCCAGACCGAGGCCGAGGCCATGGGAACGGTGGCCGCCGCCCTCGGGCTGATCCCTTTGGGCAACAGGTGGTCCAGGCCGCCCCTGGCCTACCTGACCGAGGCCGCGGACGACATCTGCTACCGCATCATCGACATCGAGGACGCCACGGAACTGGGCATCCTGGACGAATGGTTCATGTTCAAACGCTTCGCGGAACACCTGGGCCTGGAAGCGGGCCCGGGAGAGCGATACGCCTGGGTGCGGGAGTCTCATTTCCGGCAGCGCAACAGCCTGCTCCGGGCCAAGCTCATTTCCGCCGCGACCAATGAAGCCGCCGCCATCTTCCAGGCGCACTACGACGACATCATGACCGGCGCCTTCGACAAGAACTCCAGTTTGATGGAGGAGTCGAAAAACGGCATCTGCCGCCATATCCACGACGTTTACGACAACATCTCGGGCAAGATATTCTTCTCGCGCCGCAAGGCCATCCTCGAACTGGGGGCCCGGAACGCCCTGGGCAGGCTCCTCGACCAGGCCATGGTCGACGTGGGCGGGTTCTGCGATCCGAAGCTCTCGCCCGCCAACAAGAAGATCAAGACCATCCTCGGCGACGAGATCGTCGACGCCATCCCCAAGGACGACGAGCGCTGCCAATACCGCATCATGATGGCCATCGTGGACTACGTCTCCGGCATGACCGACCATTACGCCACGGAACTCTGCCGCCAGCTTCTGGGAATGGGCTACTAG
- a CDS encoding flagellar biosynthesis anti-sigma factor FlgM, whose product MKGYEDSRGRTADDIETEHMLDAFGEVCSGRHRDTAEERASKIARLKAEVNAGRYKPDVMDIARLLTSAMDPTL is encoded by the coding sequence ATGAAGGGTTATGAAGACAGCCGCGGACGGACCGCGGACGACATCGAGACCGAGCACATGCTCGACGCCTTCGGCGAAGTGTGCTCCGGCCGCCACCGGGACACCGCCGAAGAGCGCGCCAGCAAGATCGCCCGGCTCAAGGCCGAAGTGAATGCAGGCCGATACAAGCCCGACGTCATGGACATCGCCAGGCTGCTGACCTCGGCGATGGACCCGACGCTCTAG
- a CDS encoding PhoH family protein, giving the protein MAQKHFVLDTNVLIENPKSIIALRNGAENQIYIPYTVLDELDGLKKDPRIGHIVSQAVRAILEDEAVNIFPPDFAATLTDNLMDDRILKEILHVGPENATLITNDRILQIKAKCYGIPSEEYRDSDPFRSESQRYTGFVEEGDEPVRNCFRWENGTPIFYGPEGPREISYTHEIWGVKPRSVYQNLALELMLCDGIDLVSIQSEAGYGKTFLSLAAALYLMLERKDNPYRKIYLVKPVVEIGAKMGYLPGDIEEKMLPYIKYIQDLLIKLHDIRPCNRIWLDPQGDSFKFNPKKLEVQPVAFLRGMNIENAVVIVDEMQNLSRGETRALLTRMGEGVKCICLGDTRQVDNPYLNEANNGLNWTVRKLKGYRNYAHMVLKGDRSRGPITDIVLKSKL; this is encoded by the coding sequence ATGGCCCAGAAGCACTTTGTCCTCGATACCAACGTCCTCATTGAAAACCCCAAAAGCATCATCGCCCTGAGAAACGGGGCGGAAAACCAGATATACATCCCCTACACCGTCCTTGATGAACTGGACGGACTGAAAAAAGACCCGCGCATCGGCCACATCGTCTCCCAGGCGGTGCGGGCCATTCTCGAAGACGAAGCCGTCAACATCTTCCCGCCCGACTTTGCGGCCACCCTGACCGACAACCTGATGGACGACCGAATCCTGAAGGAAATTCTTCATGTCGGGCCTGAAAACGCCACGCTCATCACCAACGACCGCATCCTCCAGATCAAGGCCAAGTGCTACGGCATTCCCTCCGAGGAGTACCGCGATTCCGACCCGTTCCGGTCCGAATCCCAGCGGTACACCGGGTTTGTGGAGGAAGGGGATGAGCCTGTGCGCAACTGCTTCCGCTGGGAGAACGGCACGCCGATCTTCTATGGCCCGGAAGGTCCCAGGGAGATCAGCTATACCCATGAGATATGGGGTGTGAAGCCGCGCAGCGTGTATCAGAACCTGGCTCTCGAACTGATGCTTTGCGACGGGATAGACCTGGTCTCCATTCAGTCCGAGGCGGGCTACGGCAAGACGTTCCTCTCCCTGGCCGCCGCCCTGTATCTGATGCTCGAACGCAAGGACAATCCCTACCGCAAGATATACCTGGTCAAGCCGGTGGTGGAGATCGGGGCCAAGATGGGCTACCTGCCCGGCGACATCGAGGAGAAGATGCTGCCGTACATCAAGTACATCCAGGATCTGCTCATCAAGCTGCACGATATCCGGCCCTGCAACCGTATCTGGCTCGACCCGCAGGGAGACTCGTTCAAGTTCAACCCCAAGAAGCTGGAGGTTCAGCCCGTGGCCTTCCTGCGCGGCATGAACATCGAGAACGCGGTGGTCATCGTGGACGAGATGCAGAACCTGTCGCGCGGCGAAACCCGCGCCCTGCTGACGCGCATGGGCGAAGGGGTGAAGTGCATCTGTCTGGGCGACACGCGCCAGGTGGACAACCCGTATCTCAACGAAGCCAACAACGGCCTCAACTGGACAGTCCGCAAGCTCAAGGGGTACAGAAACTATGCGCACATGGTTCTCAAGGGCGACCGATCCAGGGGCCCCATCACGGACATTGTGCTGAAATCGAAACTGTAA
- a CDS encoding lytic transglycosylase domain-containing protein: protein MRRTALPLLAGILLHCIALSGLSPFTAEARAGDVEMLSPMRSAAFPSLESAIRIKGPLRFCGEFVPLHLPEVRERLEKELLLMLWDRAQVILWLKRTGRYFPHIETVLRAGNMPDDLKFIAVIESALKPEAGSNRGARGVWQFIPSTAANYGLTVDRFIDERRNFYFATRAASAYLKDLHDRFGSWTLACAAYNMGEQGLERQIEKQEVDDYYHLHLPAETERYILRAIAAKLILTDPSRYGFDLYPEDYYSPGKFDRVKLRAKYPTPLTLVAKAAGTYYKLIRDLNPQFLGDVVPPGQHVLFLPEGSAGEFAERYHPLMAKYRETLKPETYVVKQGDSLTGIAQEHDMSLAQLCKLNKLGRRATIHPGQELLVR from the coding sequence ATGAGGCGGACAGCCCTCCCGCTGCTTGCGGGAATCCTTCTTCATTGCATTGCGCTGTCCGGTCTTTCGCCGTTTACGGCCGAGGCCCGGGCGGGGGATGTGGAGATGCTTTCGCCCATGCGGAGCGCCGCCTTCCCGTCGCTGGAATCGGCCATCCGCATCAAGGGACCGCTTCGTTTCTGCGGCGAATTCGTGCCCCTGCATCTGCCGGAGGTGCGCGAGCGGCTGGAGAAGGAATTGCTGCTCATGCTCTGGGACCGCGCCCAGGTCATTCTCTGGCTCAAACGCACTGGCCGCTATTTCCCGCATATCGAGACCGTGCTCCGGGCCGGGAACATGCCCGACGACCTCAAGTTCATCGCGGTCATCGAGTCCGCGCTGAAGCCGGAGGCGGGGTCCAACCGGGGGGCGCGCGGGGTGTGGCAGTTCATCCCCTCCACGGCGGCCAACTACGGCCTGACCGTAGACCGGTTCATCGACGAGCGGCGCAACTTCTATTTCGCCACCCGGGCGGCTTCGGCCTATCTCAAGGATCTGCACGACAGGTTCGGCTCCTGGACCCTGGCCTGCGCGGCCTACAACATGGGCGAGCAGGGGCTGGAACGGCAGATCGAGAAGCAGGAGGTCGACGATTACTACCATCTCCACCTGCCCGCAGAGACCGAGCGCTACATTCTCCGGGCCATCGCGGCCAAGCTCATCCTGACCGATCCGTCCCGCTACGGCTTCGACTTGTATCCTGAGGACTACTACAGTCCCGGCAAATTCGACCGCGTCAAGCTGCGGGCCAAGTATCCCACGCCCCTGACCCTGGTGGCCAAGGCGGCGGGGACTTACTACAAGCTCATCCGCGACCTCAATCCGCAGTTCCTGGGCGACGTCGTACCGCCCGGGCAGCATGTCCTTTTCCTGCCCGAGGGATCGGCCGGGGAATTCGCCGAGCGGTATCACCCGCTCATGGCCAAGTACCGCGAGACCCTCAAACCCGAGACCTACGTGGTCAAGCAGGGCGACTCCCTGACCGGCATCGCCCAGGAGCACGACATGAGCCTCGCCCAGTTGTGCAAGCTCAACAAGCTCGGCAGGCGGGCGACCATCCACCCCGGACAGGAACTGCTCGTCAGATAG
- a CDS encoding DUF3088 family protein: MLEGLLHYYPEVRERLDIRTIPFERPRHAIIALLGEEHQGCPCLVVGDPSRADGLPMRTAGGHVFIDDHRAIIEYLARNYRVSRPAHD; the protein is encoded by the coding sequence ATCCTGGAAGGGTTGCTCCACTATTATCCTGAGGTCCGGGAAAGGCTCGACATCCGCACCATTCCCTTTGAACGCCCGAGACACGCCATCATCGCCCTGCTGGGCGAGGAGCACCAGGGCTGTCCCTGCCTTGTTGTCGGCGACCCGTCCAGGGCGGACGGCCTGCCCATGAGAACGGCGGGCGGACACGTCTTCATCGACGACCACAGGGCGATCATCGAATACTTGGCGCGCAACTACAGGGTTTCCCGGCCCGCCCACGACTGA